AGCCGAACGTCGGCCAGATCTACGTCACCCTCGGCCGCCTCGAGAAGTCGGGACTGATCGAGGGCGAGGACGTCGAGCAGTCCAGCCGGCCCAACAAGAAGGTCTACCACCTCACCGACGCCGGGCGGGAGGCGCTGCGCGCCTGGTTCGAGGAGACCGAGGACGAGCCGCGGGTGCGGGACGAGTTCTTCATGAAGCTCGCCCTGGCCCCGCAGACCGGTCTCGCCGACCAGATAGCCCTCATCAACAAACAGCGGCGCCAGTACCTCACCACCATGCGCAATCTGTCGAAGCTGGCCGCGGCCGAGAACCGGGACAACCGCATCGCCCATCTGCTCATCGAGGGCGCGATGCTGCATCTGCAGGCCGACCTCGACTGGCTGGAGCGGTGCCAGGAGGAACTGGAATGAGCGAGGACGGTACTCCGGTTCCGCGGGCCGAGGGCGCCGCGGTGCCGGCCGAGGGCACCGCGGTGCTGCGCGCCGAGGGGCTGGTGAAGACCCACCACGGCGAGGGCGCGCCCGCCCGTGCCGTGCGCGGAGTCGATCTCCGCGTGGCGCGCGGCGAGTTCGTGGCGATCACCGGCCCGTCGGGCGCCGGCAAGTCCACGCTGCTGCATCTGCTCGGCGGGCTGCAGCGCCCGGACGAGGGCAGCATCTGGCTCGACGGGCGGTGCACGGACTCCTTCAGCGAGGCACGCTGGGCGGTGGAGCGCCGCAGGGCCATCGGCATCGTGTTCCAGTTCTTCAACCTGGTGTCGAATCTGTCGGTGGCCGACAACGTCGAGCTGCCCGCCCTGCTCGCCGGCGTCCCGCCGAAGCAGGCCCGCGCCGAGCGCGAGGAACTGCTGGCCGAGCTGGGGCTCACGGGCAAGG
The genomic region above belongs to Streptomyces sp. CG1 and contains:
- a CDS encoding ABC transporter ATP-binding protein, translating into MSEDGTPVPRAEGAAVPAEGTAVLRAEGLVKTHHGEGAPARAVRGVDLRVARGEFVAITGPSGAGKSTLLHLLGGLQRPDEGSIWLDGRCTDSFSEARWAVERRRAIGIVFQFFNLVSNLSVADNVELPALLAGVPPKQARAEREELLAELGLTGKERSMPGELSGGEQQRVALARALVNHPPLLLADEPAGSLDSKGTREVMRLLSRFHGRGQTIVLVTHDARLASAADRVISFFDGRIADDVPLDAAPASRKAGISGVLELRD
- a CDS encoding PadR family transcriptional regulator, yielding MRLALLALLARGPAHGYELKQDLELLLGSAYPQPNVGQIYVTLGRLEKSGLIEGEDVEQSSRPNKKVYHLTDAGREALRAWFEETEDEPRVRDEFFMKLALAPQTGLADQIALINKQRRQYLTTMRNLSKLAAAENRDNRIAHLLIEGAMLHLQADLDWLERCQEELE